The genome window TTGATCGGCACCATGATCGCCTTGCTGATCGCATCGGCAAAATCGGCAACCTTGGCCGGATTGTGCTCGGACACCAGGATCAGGCCGAACTGGTCGCCGGCAAGCCGCGCCAGCGTGTCCTGCGGCTTCAGCAGCCGGCGGAGCCGCCGCGTCAGCGCGATGAGAATATTGTCGCCGGCAGCGACCCCGAGCGCATCATTGACCAGCTTGTAGCGGTCGATATCGATCACCATCACCGTCGGCCTGAGCGTGTCGCCGCCCGGCGCCAGCGCCAGCACCGACTGCAGCCGGTCGAGGAAGACCTGGCGGTTCGGCAGGCCGGTCAGATTGTCGTGCAGCGCATCGTGCAGCAGCCGCTCGACGGAATTCTTCTGCTCGGTCACGTCGACGATCGTGCCGACGCAGCGGATGATCTCGCCGTTCGAGCCGAGCACCGGCCGGGCACGGATCAGCAGCCAATGGAAATGGCCGTCCTCGGCGCGGATGCGGAACTCGTGGTTCAGCCGCCCGCGGCGATGTTCGAGCAGCACGTCGAGGGTGGCACGGAAGCGGTCGCGATCATCAGGGTGCAGCCGCGGCAGCCAGTTGCGGGCCGCGCCGTGCATGGCGCCTGGCGATAGGCCGAGCTTGACCGAGACGTCGGGAATTGTGACGACGCGGTCGCGCGCCACATCCCAGTCCCACACCATGTCGCCGGATCCGGTCAGCGCTAGGGATTGCCGTTCGAGATCGGAAAACAGCCCCTGCTGGAAAGCGCCGCCGGCAAAGGCGTGCTGCATGACGGTGAAGCCGATCAGGAGCACGATCAGCACCAGGCCGCCGCCGAGGGCCGGCTGGATGATGTCGTTGTCAAGCCGGCCGGTGACCGTCAGCCACGCCCCGAACAGCCAGACGAGCGTCAGCGCCCAGGCCGGCACCAGCAGGATGGCGCGGTCATAGCGGTTGAAGCCGAGATAGATGATCAAAAGCAGGCCGGTCGCCGCCGTCAGCGCGAAGGACAGCCTGGCGATGCCGGCGGCAATCGACGGATCGTAGATCGCCACACCGAACAGCAGGGCAAGGCCGAGCACCCAGGCAAGCGTGGCATAGCCGAGATGCGCATGCCAGCGGTTGAGGTTGAGATAGGTGAAGAGAAAGATGACGAAACTGGAGGCCAGCGCCACCTCGGCGCAGGCGCGCCATATTCGCTGGTCGGCCGAGGCGACGCTGATCAGCTTGCCGAGGAAACCGAAGTCGACGCAGATATAGCCGAGTACCGCCCAGGCAAGGGCTGCGGTTGCCGGCAGCATCGACGTGCCCTTGACGACGAAGAGGATGGTCAGGAACACGGCGAGCAGGCCGGCAATGCCGAGCACGATGCCGCGATAGAGCGTGAAGGCGTTGATCGTGTCCTTGTAGGCGTTCGGTTCCCAGAGATAGATCTGCGGCAACTCCGGCGTCGACAGCTCGGCGACGAAGGTGATGACGGCGCCGGGGTTCAGCGTGATGCGGAAGACGTCGGCCTCGTCGCTCGGCTGCCGGTCGAGCGCGAAACCTTCGCTGGGCGTGATGGCGCTGATGCGCTGCGAGCCGAGATCCGGCCAGAACAGCTTGGAATTGACCAGACGGAAATGCGGCGCGACGATGACGCGCTCGAGCTGTTCCTCCGAAACATTGGCGAGCGCAAACACCGCCCAGTCGCCCTGGTGGTTCTCCGAGCTTGCCCTGACTTCGATACGGCGGCGGATGCCGTCGGCGCCCGCGGCCGTCGAAACCTGGAAGGCCTCGCCCTGGTTGACGTAGATTTCGGTGGTCGCGGTCAGATCGAGCGCGGTATCGTCGCGGGAAATCTTCACCGGTTCGGCCGCCTGGGCAGCGCCCGCCATCAAGGCGAAGGCTGCCAGGAAAAGGGCTGCGATCACCGCGATCACTCGTCCGGACGGTGACTTGGGCAGCATGCGGTCTCTGGTCATCGGCTGTCGGTTTTCCTGCCTTTATCCGTATCGGTGGCGAGATGTGAAAACATCACATGGTCATGCCACTGACCGTTGATCTTCAAGTATCCGCGCAGATAGCCCTCCTTCTGAAACCCGGCCTTTTCAAGCAGACGGATGCTGCGCGCGTTATCTGGAATACAGGCTGCTTCGATACGGTGCAACTCAAGCCCGGTGAAGATGTAAGGAATAACCATTTGCAGAGCGGCGAACATATGCCCCTGGCCGGCATGGCGTTCGCCCATCCAGTAGCCGATCATGCAGCTTTGTGCCGCACCCCGCCTGATATAACCGATGGTGATGCCGCCGACGAGCGTCATGTCGTCTTTGAGGAAAATGAACAGCGGGATCGCCTGGCCCGAAGCATATTCCTGCTTGCCGCGGATGACGCGGGCGCGGTAGGCGCCCTCCGTCAGCTCGTCGCGCCGCCAGGTCGGCTCCCAGGGTTCGAGGAACTTGCGGCTTTCGGCGCGCAGCCGGTGCCACTGGTTGAAATCCTGGTAGCGCGGCAGGCGCAAGAGATATCTGTCGTTCTCCAGCTCCACCGCTTCCGGCTGCCGCGACAGAAACCGAAACACCGATTTTGGCATCGATCACTCCCGGCAAGGACGAACGCCGGCTCAGCGGCCGGCCTGCATCGTCTTCGGTGCCGGGACCGAAAGCGAAGCGGTGATGTCTTCCATCGGTGCGAGCTGTTCCAGCGGCCCGATCGCTGAAAGCGTCGGCACCGTATCGTAGAACAGCCGGCCGGCCAGATCGGTCAGCCGCTCGATGGTGATGCCTTCCAGCCGTTCCATCATCTCCGGATTGGAGATCGGCCGGCCGTAAAGCATCATCTGCCTGGCGATCTGGCCGGCGCGCGACGCCGGGCTTTCCTGGCCCATCAGCAGCTGGGCGCGGATCTGGGCGCGGGCGCGCTCGATTTCCTTCTGGTGGATCTGATCGGCTGATTTGTGCAGCTCGTCGATGATGACGGGCACCAGTTCCGGCAGGTTTTCGCCGCCGGTCGCGGCATGAATGCCGAAGATGCCGGTGTCGGAAAAGCCCCAGTGGAAGGCATAGACGGAATAGCAGAGACCGCGGAACTCGCGCACCTCCTGGAACAGCCTGGAGGACATGCCGCCGCCGAGGATATTGGCGAGGATCTGCGAACAGTAGAAATCGCGGGCGTGGTAAGGTTTGCCCTCGAAGCCGAGCAGGATCTGCGCGTCCATCAGGTCGCGCGGTTCACGCACGCTGCCGCCGATATAACGCGCCGCTTCCATGACCGGCGGGGCGGAAGGCGACGTCGGCAGACTGGCGAAACGCTCCTCGACCATGCGGACGAATTCTTCGTGCTCGACGGCGCCGGTGGC of Rhizobium sp. BT04 contains these proteins:
- a CDS encoding sensor domain-containing phosphodiesterase, producing MTRDRMLPKSPSGRVIAVIAALFLAAFALMAGAAQAAEPVKISRDDTALDLTATTEIYVNQGEAFQVSTAAGADGIRRRIEVRASSENHQGDWAVFALANVSEEQLERVIVAPHFRLVNSKLFWPDLGSQRISAITPSEGFALDRQPSDEADVFRITLNPGAVITFVAELSTPELPQIYLWEPNAYKDTINAFTLYRGIVLGIAGLLAVFLTILFVVKGTSMLPATAALAWAVLGYICVDFGFLGKLISVASADQRIWRACAEVALASSFVIFLFTYLNLNRWHAHLGYATLAWVLGLALLFGVAIYDPSIAAGIARLSFALTAATGLLLIIYLGFNRYDRAILLVPAWALTLVWLFGAWLTVTGRLDNDIIQPALGGGLVLIVLLIGFTVMQHAFAGGAFQQGLFSDLERQSLALTGSGDMVWDWDVARDRVVTIPDVSVKLGLSPGAMHGAARNWLPRLHPDDRDRFRATLDVLLEHRRGRLNHEFRIRAEDGHFHWLLIRARPVLGSNGEIIRCVGTIVDVTEQKNSVERLLHDALHDNLTGLPNRQVFLDRLQSVLALAPGGDTLRPTVMVIDIDRYKLVNDALGVAAGDNILIALTRRLRRLLKPQDTLARLAGDQFGLILVSEHNPAKVADFADAISKAIMVPINFANREIILTASVGLASWVDRQESATGLLSDAELAMYRAKRAGGNRVEPFQPAFRDFGTDRLQLETDLRRAIERKELSMVYQPIARLEDVEVAGFEALMRWEHPKRGNIQPSEFIPIAEASDLIGPLGMFALEQATNDLMSWQNQTGELPIFVSINLSSVQLLNNELYDDVRSVLAKTHCQPSRLKLELTESMVMENPEQARLVLQKLKEAGIGLALDDFGTGYSSLAYLTRFPFDMIKLDKALVRDGSDKKATVLRSVISMARELEMTVVAEGIESNEDAIELAKMGCSYGQSYLFGPPIPSESVLRLLRERFPLTKRA
- a CDS encoding GNAT family N-acetyltransferase, with protein sequence MPKSVFRFLSRQPEAVELENDRYLLRLPRYQDFNQWHRLRAESRKFLEPWEPTWRRDELTEGAYRARVIRGKQEYASGQAIPLFIFLKDDMTLVGGITIGYIRRGAAQSCMIGYWMGERHAGQGHMFAALQMVIPYIFTGLELHRIEAACIPDNARSIRLLEKAGFQKEGYLRGYLKINGQWHDHVMFSHLATDTDKGRKTDSR
- a CDS encoding pitrilysin family protein, which translates into the protein MTVECTRLKSGLTVVTETMPHLESVALGVWIKSGSRNETEDEHGVAHLLEHMAFKGTARRSARQIAEEIEDVGGEVNAATSTETTSYYARVLKDHVPLAVDILADILTESAFEEEELEREKQVILQEINAANDTPDDVVFDRFSEVAYRDQTLGRAILGTPETVVSFTPQQIRGYLGRNYTTDRMFVVATGAVEHEEFVRMVEERFASLPTSPSAPPVMEAARYIGGSVREPRDLMDAQILLGFEGKPYHARDFYCSQILANILGGGMSSRLFQEVREFRGLCYSVYAFHWGFSDTGIFGIHAATGGENLPELVPVIIDELHKSADQIHQKEIERARAQIRAQLLMGQESPASRAGQIARQMMLYGRPISNPEMMERLEGITIERLTDLAGRLFYDTVPTLSAIGPLEQLAPMEDITASLSVPAPKTMQAGR